In one window of Miscanthus floridulus cultivar M001 chromosome 12, ASM1932011v1, whole genome shotgun sequence DNA:
- the LOC136495240 gene encoding VQ motif-containing protein 11-like has product MAASRSHKVVRQAAAATCVVDDNTTFVQADPATFRALVQKLTGAAPASAGGTTAAAEKLPPRPQEDEAAAVTIAHAPPPRRPKLQERRRAAPARLELARPQLPSSPSSSSFYYYHHAHAHGHGAHAHHGHGTHGLMHSPVSPMDAYVVLAAASALPSLSSSSSMTPSPHSSSPSCGGAAVVMISREEEREEKTIASKGFYLHASPRGDGDRPKLLPLFPVHSPRINELRRG; this is encoded by the coding sequence ATGGCGGCGTCCCGCTCGCACAAGGTCGTGAGACAGGCCGCCGCCGCGACCTGCGTCGTGGACGACAACACCACGTTCGTGCAGGCCGACCCGGCCACGTTCCGCGCGCTCGTGCAGAAGCTCACGGGCGCGGCGCCAGCATCAGCAGGCGGGACGACAGCGGCGGCGGAGAAGCTGCCGCCGAGGCCGCAGGAggacgaggcggcggcggtgacCATCGCGCACGCGCCACCGCCGAGGCGGCCGAAGCTGCAGGAGAGACGGCGCGCGGCGCCGGCCAGGCTGGAGCTAGCGCGGCCGCAGCTGccatcgtcgccgtcgtcgtcgtcgttctactactaccaccacgcTCACGCTCACGGCCACGGCGCCCACGCTCACCACGGCCACGGCACCCACGGGCTCATGCACTCGCCGGTCTCGCCCATGGACGCGTACGTGGTGCTGGCAGCGGCGTCCGCGTTGCCGTCgctgtcgtcgtcctcgtccatgACGCCGTCGCCGcactcgtcgtcgccgtcgtgcGGCGGGGCGGCGGTGGTGATGATAAGCCGGGAGGAGGAGCGGGAGGAGAAAACCATCGCGTCCAAGGGCTTCTACCTGCACGCGTCGCCCCGGGGCGACGGCGACCGGCCCAAGCTGCTGCCGCTGTTCCCCGTCCACTCACCCAGGATCAATGAACTCCGGCGAGGCTAG